One genomic segment of Solidesulfovibrio sp. includes these proteins:
- a CDS encoding adenylosuccinate lyase family protein, with the protein MAAHIFESKYFKNNWGTQEMRDIFDDDRKLQYWLDIEVALADTQAELGIIPKEAAAAIAENGKLELLDMDIYRERLAATGHALVPLLHVLELRCREGLGEFIHFGATTQDILDTAQVLVTRDATRVILRDALRLEKALLGLAEQYQSLPMAGRTHNQQGLPITLGLKFANFAAELRRDIERIKEMPKRCFIIMLHGGAGTMAGFGEQAYPVIEGVAKRLGLIVPPTCWANARDTVAEYLCVLGVLAGSLARMANEIVSLSCSEIAELQEPISKENVGSSTMPHKRNANVCEMTVAQARIVQANVVIGLDSMICEHERDARIWRLDLHNIPESSILVGKMLAAMITVMEGLNVQTANIAKNLDLLGGLLLSEAVMFYLGEKLGKQTAHHLLHDITMITPDDTRTFRQKLLDTPEIRKVLTPEKLEEIMDYSKYLGQSENQVRSTIAFCGEAAKTDAGAV; encoded by the coding sequence GCAATACTGGCTCGACATCGAAGTCGCCCTGGCCGACACCCAGGCGGAATTGGGCATCATCCCCAAGGAGGCCGCCGCGGCCATCGCGGAAAACGGCAAGCTCGAACTCCTGGATATGGACATCTACCGGGAACGCCTGGCCGCCACCGGCCATGCCCTGGTCCCCTTGCTCCACGTCCTGGAGCTGCGCTGTCGCGAGGGCCTCGGCGAGTTCATCCATTTCGGGGCCACGACCCAGGACATCCTGGACACGGCCCAGGTCCTGGTCACGCGCGATGCCACGCGCGTGATCCTGCGCGACGCCCTGCGCCTGGAAAAGGCCTTGCTCGGCCTGGCCGAGCAATACCAGAGCCTGCCCATGGCCGGGCGGACCCACAACCAGCAGGGCCTGCCCATCACCCTGGGGCTCAAGTTCGCCAATTTCGCCGCCGAATTGCGTCGCGACATCGAACGGATCAAGGAGATGCCCAAGCGCTGCTTCATCATCATGCTCCACGGCGGCGCCGGCACCATGGCCGGGTTCGGCGAGCAGGCCTATCCCGTGATCGAGGGCGTCGCCAAGCGCCTCGGCCTGATCGTTCCGCCGACCTGCTGGGCCAACGCCCGCGACACCGTCGCCGAATACCTGTGCGTCCTGGGCGTCCTTGCCGGCAGCCTGGCGCGCATGGCCAATGAAATCGTCTCCCTCTCCTGCAGCGAGATCGCCGAACTCCAGGAGCCCATCTCCAAGGAGAACGTCGGCTCTTCGACCATGCCCCACAAGCGCAACGCCAATGTCTGCGAGATGACCGTGGCCCAGGCCAGGATCGTCCAGGCCAACGTCGTCATCGGCCTCGACTCCATGATCTGCGAACACGAGCGCGATGCCCGCATCTGGCGGCTGGACCTGCACAACATCCCGGAATCCAGCATCCTCGTCGGCAAGATGCTGGCGGCCATGATCACGGTCATGGAAGGCCTCAACGTCCAGACCGCCAACATCGCCAAGAACCTGGACCTGCTCGGCGGCCTGCTCCTGTCCGAGGCGGTCATGTTCTACCTGGGCGAAAAGCTCGGCAAGCAGACCGCCCACCACCTGCTCCACGACATCACCATGATCACCCCGGACGACACTCGCACCTTCCGGCAAAAGCTCCTGGACACGCCGGAGATCCGCAAGGTCCTGACGCCGGAAAAGCTGGAAGAGATCATGGACTACAGCAAGTACCTGGGACAGTCGGAGAACCAAGTGCGCAGCACCATCGCCTTCTGCGGCGAGGCCGCCAAGACGGACGCCGGCGCCGTCTAG
- the dcuC gene encoding C4-dicarboxylate transporter DcuC, with protein MLGLLISGLVVAWIAWAIAKKTYAPAVLLVGGMVLITIGGVMGITPILSVKKSTGLMAFDIFEAVRNMFSTRLAGLGLNIMMIAGYSRYMDHLHASTALYSVVAAPLRYMKSQTLIFTFAFLITQCLSIFVPSGAGMALLTMVTVYPILVRTGMSRLTALALVGVTRMFGWGPASPNLNYACQILNIDAGTYFLKYQTPIVLPMIFVVLVAMLLVQKWWDKKEGPDLEGRAMLSAEDTTAERPPLIYAILPVLPLCFILACSPLVTNYFHLNYKVNMDVGTAMFMCTFIALGFEIVRYRSLLKTLPSLKKYFEAMGQMFTLVVALIVAGEVLAKGLVNTGALKTMIDSAQAAGLGYRSMTIASSFIVIVSAFLMGSGNAAFFSFGAMIPEFAKLLNVSGEVMMVILDLMSCYGRSISPVFGAIIAIAGMAGCSPFQVAKRTAIPVIVCAILTPIWLFIYFG; from the coding sequence ATGCTGGGATTATTGATTTCCGGTCTTGTCGTCGCCTGGATAGCCTGGGCGATCGCCAAGAAGACCTATGCTCCCGCCGTGCTTCTGGTCGGTGGTATGGTCCTGATCACCATCGGCGGCGTCATGGGCATCACGCCCATCCTGTCCGTGAAAAAAAGCACCGGGCTGATGGCCTTCGATATTTTCGAAGCCGTGCGCAACATGTTTTCCACCCGTCTTGCCGGCCTTGGCCTCAACATCATGATGATCGCGGGCTACTCGCGCTACATGGACCACCTCCATGCCAGCACCGCCCTGTATTCGGTCGTCGCCGCCCCTCTGCGCTACATGAAGTCGCAGACGCTCATTTTCACCTTCGCCTTTCTCATCACCCAGTGTCTTTCCATCTTTGTGCCCAGCGGTGCCGGCATGGCCCTGCTGACCATGGTCACCGTCTACCCGATCCTCGTGCGCACGGGCATGAGCCGATTGACGGCCCTGGCCCTGGTCGGGGTCACGCGCATGTTCGGCTGGGGCCCGGCTTCGCCGAATTTGAATTATGCCTGCCAGATCCTCAACATCGATGCCGGGACGTATTTCCTCAAATACCAGACGCCCATCGTGCTGCCGATGATTTTCGTGGTCCTGGTGGCCATGCTGCTCGTGCAGAAATGGTGGGACAAGAAGGAAGGCCCGGACCTGGAAGGCCGGGCCATGCTCTCGGCGGAGGATACGACCGCGGAGAGGCCGCCCCTGATCTACGCCATCCTGCCCGTGCTGCCGCTGTGCTTCATCCTGGCCTGCAGCCCCTTGGTCACCAATTACTTCCACCTCAACTACAAGGTGAACATGGATGTGGGCACCGCCATGTTCATGTGCACCTTCATCGCCCTCGGATTCGAGATCGTCCGTTACCGTTCGTTGCTGAAGACCTTGCCGTCGCTCAAAAAGTACTTCGAGGCCATGGGGCAGATGTTCACCCTGGTCGTGGCCCTCATCGTCGCCGGCGAGGTCCTGGCCAAGGGCCTGGTCAACACCGGCGCCCTCAAGACCATGATCGACAGCGCCCAGGCCGCCGGCCTCGGCTACCGCTCCATGACCATCGCCTCCAGCTTCATCGTCATCGTCTCGGCCTTCCTGATGGGATCGGGCAACGCCGCCTTCTTCTCCTTCGGCGCCATGATCCCGGAATTCGCCAAGCTGCTCAACGTGTCGGGCGAAGTGATGATGGTCATCCTGGACCTCATGAGCTGTTACGGCCGTTCGATTTCGCCCGTCTTCGGCGCCATCATCGCCATCGCCGGCATGGCCGGCTGTTCGCCGTTCCAGGTGGCCAAGCGGACGGCCATCCCGGTGATCGTCTGCGCGATCCTGACGCCGATATGGCTCTTCATATACTTCGGCTAG